The following coding sequences are from one Streptomyces sp. NBC_01232 window:
- the polA gene encoding DNA polymerase I, which produces MDGHSLAYRAFFALPAENFTTATGQPTNAIYGFASMLANTLRDEAPTHFAVAFDVSRKTWRSTEFPEYKANRSKTPDEFKGQVELIGELLDTMHVPRFAVDGFEADDVIATLATQAEAAGFDVLIVTGDRDSFQLVSERTTVLYPTKGVSELTRFTPEKVEEKYGLTPQQYPDFAALRGDPSDNLPGIPGVGEKTAAKWITQFGSFAELVERAEEVKGKAGQNFRDHLEAVKLNRVLTEMVKDVELPKAPADLVRAPYDRTAMLGVLDVLEIRNASLRERLLAVDPGAAVEEAPAPAAGVELDASVLGTGELAPWLESHAGGPLGISTVDSWALGQGNVTEIALAAAGGAAAWFTPAELDEADERAFAAWAADAAKPKVVHNAKGLMRVFPEHGWTLAGVAMDTALAAYLVKPGRRSFALDALSMEYLHRELAPAAADGQLAFGADETAEAEALMAQARAVLDLGDAFTDKLDEVGAAELLHDMELPTSELLARMERSGIAADRDHLEAMEQQFAGAVQQAVKEAHATVGHEFNLGSPKQLQEVFFGELDLPKTKKTKTGYTTDADALAWLATQTDHELPVIMLRHREQAKLRVTVEGLVKTIAADGRVHTSFSQTVAATGRLSSTDPNLQNVPVRTDEGRAIRRGFVVGEGFESLMTADYSQIELRVMAHLSEDEGLIEAFATGEDLHTTVASQVFGVERSAVDAEMRRKIKAMSYGLAYGLSAFGLAQQLNIEPAEARGLMETFFERFGGVRDYLGRVVDEARATGYTATIFGRRRYLPDLNSDNRQRREAAERMALNAPIQGTAADIVKVAMLRVDKAITGAGLRSRMLLQVHDEIVLEIAPGERDQVEELVRREMGAAVELRAALDVSVGVGRDWESAAH; this is translated from the coding sequence ATGGACGGGCACTCCCTGGCCTACCGGGCGTTCTTCGCGCTGCCCGCGGAGAACTTCACGACCGCGACGGGGCAGCCGACCAACGCCATCTACGGCTTCGCGTCGATGCTGGCGAACACGCTGCGCGACGAGGCTCCTACGCACTTCGCGGTGGCGTTCGACGTCTCCCGCAAGACGTGGCGCTCGACGGAGTTCCCCGAGTACAAGGCGAACCGCTCCAAGACCCCCGACGAGTTCAAGGGGCAGGTCGAGCTGATCGGCGAGCTGCTCGACACCATGCACGTGCCGCGGTTCGCGGTCGACGGCTTCGAGGCCGACGACGTGATCGCGACGCTGGCGACGCAGGCGGAGGCGGCCGGCTTCGACGTGCTGATCGTCACCGGTGACCGTGACTCCTTCCAGCTCGTGTCCGAGCGCACCACCGTGCTCTACCCCACCAAGGGCGTCTCCGAGCTGACCCGGTTCACCCCGGAGAAGGTCGAGGAGAAGTACGGGCTCACCCCGCAGCAGTACCCGGACTTCGCGGCGCTGCGCGGCGACCCGTCCGACAACCTGCCGGGCATCCCCGGCGTCGGCGAGAAGACCGCGGCCAAGTGGATCACCCAGTTCGGGTCGTTCGCGGAGCTCGTGGAGCGCGCCGAGGAGGTCAAGGGCAAGGCCGGGCAGAACTTCCGGGACCACCTGGAGGCCGTCAAGCTCAACCGGGTCCTGACCGAGATGGTCAAGGACGTGGAGCTGCCCAAGGCCCCGGCCGACCTGGTCCGCGCCCCGTACGACCGGACCGCCATGCTCGGCGTGCTGGACGTGCTGGAGATCCGCAACGCCTCGCTGCGGGAGCGGCTGCTGGCCGTGGACCCGGGCGCTGCGGTGGAGGAGGCCCCGGCTCCGGCGGCCGGGGTGGAGCTGGACGCGTCGGTGCTGGGCACGGGCGAGCTGGCGCCGTGGCTGGAGAGCCACGCGGGCGGCCCGCTGGGCATCTCGACCGTCGACAGCTGGGCGCTGGGCCAGGGCAATGTCACCGAGATCGCGCTGGCCGCGGCCGGGGGCGCCGCCGCCTGGTTCACGCCCGCCGAGCTGGACGAGGCGGACGAGCGGGCCTTCGCGGCCTGGGCCGCCGATGCGGCGAAGCCCAAGGTCGTGCACAACGCCAAGGGCCTGATGCGGGTCTTCCCCGAGCACGGCTGGACCCTCGCCGGTGTCGCCATGGACACCGCGCTCGCCGCCTACCTGGTCAAGCCGGGCCGTCGGTCCTTCGCCCTGGACGCCCTGTCCATGGAGTACCTGCACCGCGAGCTGGCGCCCGCCGCCGCCGACGGCCAGCTGGCCTTCGGCGCCGACGAGACCGCCGAGGCCGAGGCCCTGATGGCGCAGGCCCGCGCGGTCCTGGACCTGGGCGACGCCTTCACCGACAAGCTCGACGAGGTCGGCGCCGCGGAGCTGCTCCACGACATGGAGCTGCCGACCTCCGAGCTCCTCGCCCGGATGGAGCGGTCCGGCATCGCCGCCGACCGGGACCACCTGGAGGCCATGGAGCAGCAGTTCGCGGGAGCGGTGCAGCAGGCCGTGAAGGAGGCGCACGCCACCGTCGGCCACGAGTTCAACCTCGGCTCGCCCAAGCAGCTCCAGGAGGTCTTCTTCGGCGAGCTGGACCTGCCGAAGACGAAGAAGACCAAGACCGGTTACACCACGGACGCGGACGCGCTGGCCTGGCTCGCCACGCAGACCGACCACGAACTCCCGGTGATCATGCTCCGGCACCGGGAGCAGGCCAAGCTGCGCGTCACCGTCGAGGGCCTGGTCAAGACCATCGCCGCCGACGGCCGGGTCCACACCAGCTTCAGCCAGACCGTCGCCGCGACCGGCCGGCTGTCCTCCACCGACCCCAACCTGCAGAACGTGCCGGTGCGCACCGACGAGGGCCGCGCCATCCGCCGCGGCTTCGTCGTCGGCGAGGGCTTCGAATCCCTCATGACGGCCGACTACAGCCAGATCGAGCTGCGCGTCATGGCCCACCTCTCCGAGGACGAGGGCCTGATCGAGGCCTTCGCGACCGGCGAGGACCTGCACACCACCGTCGCCTCCCAGGTGTTCGGCGTGGAGCGGTCCGCGGTCGACGCCGAGATGCGCCGCAAGATCAAGGCCATGTCCTACGGACTCGCCTACGGGCTCTCCGCCTTCGGTCTCGCCCAGCAGCTGAACATCGAGCCCGCCGAGGCGCGCGGCCTGATGGAGACCTTCTTCGAGCGGTTCGGCGGGGTCCGCGACTACCTCGGCCGGGTCGTCGACGAGGCCCGCGCCACCGGATACACGGCGACGATCTTCGGCCGCCGCCGGTACCTGCCCGACCTCAACAGCGACAACCGCCAGCGCCGCGAGGCCGCCGAGCGGATGGCGCTCAACGCCCCGATCCAGGGCACCGCCGCCGACATCGTGAAGGTCGCGATGCTGCGCGTGGACAAGGCGATCACCGGGGCCGGCCTGCGCTCGCGGATGCTGCTCCAGGTCCACGACGAAATCGTGCTGGAGATCGCCCCGGGCGAGCGCGATCAGGTCGAGGAGCTGGTGCGCCGCGAGATGGGCGCCGCCGTGGAGCTGCGGGCCGCGCTGGACGTGTCGGTGGGCGTCGGCCGGGACTGGGAGTCCGCCGCGCACTGA
- a CDS encoding FdhF/YdeP family oxidoreductase, which yields MATKPPTGDPVQDAPQVTPPKHAAAGLPAIGHTLRIAQQQMGVARTARTLLKVNQKDGFDCPGCAWPEGDKRHTAEFCENGAKAVAEEATLRRVTPAFFAAHPLPDLATRSGYWLGQQGRITEPMYLPEGGDRYEPVSWEKAFAIIAEELTALGSPDEALFYTSGRTSNEAAFLFQLFAREFGTNNLPDCSNMCHESSGSALTETIGIGKGSVSLEDLHQADLIIVAGQNPGTNHPRMLSALEQAKSAGAQIISVNPLPEAGMERFKNPQTPFGMLRGTALNDLFLQIRIGGDQALFRLLNKLVIETEGATDEAFIREHTHGYEELAAAAKEADWDETLTATGLTRPEIERALAMILASERTIVCWAMGLTQHKHAVATIREVVNLLLLRGNIGRPGAGVCPVRGHSNVQGDRTMGIFERPAPAFLDALDTEFGITSPRGHGYDVVRSIQAMRDGEAKVLFAMGGNFVGATPDTEVTEAAIRRTALTVHVSTKLNRSHAVTGRRALILPTLGRTDKDVQASGKQFVTVEDSMGMVHSSRGNLAPASPHLLSEPAIVARMARAVLGAASATPWEEFERDYATIRERISRVIPGFEDFNTRVARPGGFRLPHAPRDERRFPTKTGKANFTAAPVEYPRVPAGRLLLQTLRSHDQYNTTIYGLDDRYRGITGGRRVVMVNPADAAELGLADGSYTDLVSEWKDGVERRAPGFRVVHYPTARGCAAAYYPETNVLVPLDSTADTSNTPASKSVVVRFEPA from the coding sequence ATGGCGACCAAGCCGCCCACAGGCGATCCGGTACAGGACGCACCGCAGGTCACACCGCCCAAGCACGCGGCCGCAGGCCTGCCGGCGATCGGGCACACCCTGCGGATCGCCCAGCAGCAGATGGGCGTGGCCCGGACCGCCCGCACGCTCCTCAAGGTCAATCAGAAGGACGGCTTCGACTGCCCGGGCTGCGCCTGGCCCGAGGGCGACAAGCGGCACACCGCCGAATTCTGCGAGAACGGCGCCAAGGCCGTCGCGGAGGAGGCCACCCTGCGCCGGGTCACCCCCGCGTTCTTCGCCGCGCACCCGCTGCCCGATCTGGCCACGCGGTCCGGCTACTGGCTGGGGCAGCAGGGCCGCATCACCGAGCCGATGTACCTCCCCGAGGGCGGCGACCGGTACGAGCCGGTCAGCTGGGAGAAGGCCTTCGCGATCATCGCGGAGGAGTTGACCGCCCTGGGCTCCCCCGACGAGGCCCTCTTCTACACCTCGGGCCGCACCAGCAACGAGGCCGCGTTCCTCTTCCAGCTCTTCGCCCGCGAGTTCGGCACCAACAACCTGCCCGACTGCTCCAACATGTGCCACGAGTCCTCGGGCTCCGCACTGACGGAGACCATCGGCATCGGCAAGGGCAGCGTCTCCCTCGAGGACCTCCACCAGGCCGACCTGATCATCGTCGCCGGGCAGAACCCGGGCACCAACCACCCGCGCATGCTCTCCGCCCTGGAGCAGGCCAAGTCCGCCGGCGCGCAGATCATCTCGGTGAACCCGCTGCCCGAGGCCGGCATGGAGCGGTTCAAGAACCCCCAGACCCCCTTCGGCATGCTCCGGGGCACCGCCCTCAACGACCTCTTCCTGCAGATCCGCATCGGCGGGGACCAGGCCCTCTTCCGTCTCCTCAACAAGCTCGTCATCGAGACCGAGGGCGCCACCGACGAGGCCTTCATCCGCGAGCACACCCACGGCTACGAGGAGCTCGCGGCCGCCGCGAAGGAGGCCGACTGGGACGAGACCCTCACCGCGACCGGCCTCACCCGCCCCGAGATCGAGCGCGCCCTGGCCATGATCCTGGCCTCGGAGCGCACCATCGTCTGCTGGGCCATGGGCCTCACCCAGCACAAGCACGCCGTCGCCACCATCCGCGAGGTCGTCAACCTCCTGCTGCTCCGCGGCAACATCGGCCGCCCCGGCGCCGGCGTCTGCCCCGTCCGCGGTCACTCCAACGTGCAGGGCGACCGCACCATGGGGATCTTCGAGCGGCCCGCGCCCGCCTTCCTCGACGCCCTCGACACGGAATTCGGCATCACCTCGCCCCGCGGGCACGGCTACGACGTGGTCCGCTCCATCCAGGCGATGCGCGACGGCGAGGCCAAGGTCCTCTTCGCGATGGGCGGCAACTTCGTCGGCGCCACCCCCGACACCGAGGTCACCGAGGCCGCGATCCGCCGCACCGCCCTGACCGTGCACGTCTCCACCAAGCTCAACCGCTCCCACGCGGTCACCGGCCGGCGGGCCCTGATCCTGCCCACCCTCGGCCGTACCGACAAGGACGTCCAGGCGAGCGGCAAGCAGTTCGTGACCGTCGAGGACTCCATGGGCATGGTCCACTCCTCCCGCGGCAACCTCGCCCCCGCCTCCCCGCACCTGCTCTCCGAGCCCGCGATCGTGGCCCGCATGGCCCGCGCGGTCCTCGGCGCCGCCTCCGCCACCCCCTGGGAGGAGTTCGAGCGCGACTACGCCACGATCCGCGAGCGGATCTCCCGCGTGATCCCCGGCTTCGAGGACTTCAACACCCGCGTCGCCCGCCCCGGCGGCTTCCGGCTCCCGCACGCCCCGCGCGACGAGCGCCGCTTCCCGACGAAGACCGGCAAGGCCAATTTCACCGCCGCGCCCGTGGAGTACCCGCGCGTCCCGGCGGGACGGCTGCTGCTGCAGACCCTGCGCAGCCACGACCAGTACAACACCACGATCTACGGCCTCGACGACCGCTACCGCGGCATCACCGGCGGCCGCCGCGTGGTCATGGTCAACCCCGCCGACGCGGCCGAGCTGGGCCTGGCCGACGGCTCGTACACGGATCTGGTGAGCGAGTGGAAGGACGGCGTGGAGCGGCGCGCGCCCGGCTTCCGCGTCGTGCACTACCCGACCGCACGCGGCTGCGCGGCCGCGTACTACCCGGAGACCAACGTGCTGGTCCCGCTGGACTCGACCGCGGACACCAGCAATACCCCTGCCAGTAAGTCCGTCGTCGTGCGCTTCGAACCGGCCTGA
- a CDS encoding PaaI family thioesterase: protein MGEQHAVKFPQEVLEEYAALGIDLPSLFSAGHLGERMDIRILEASADRVVGTMPVEGNTQPYGLLHGGASAVLAETLGSVGAMMHGGINKIAVGVDLNCTHHRGARSGIVTGVATPVHRGRSTTTFEIVITDEQDRRICTARLTCLLRDAGPAAVGATAGAGEAPAGA from the coding sequence ATGGGCGAGCAGCACGCAGTGAAGTTCCCGCAGGAGGTCCTGGAGGAGTACGCGGCCCTCGGTATCGACCTGCCCTCACTGTTCTCGGCGGGGCACCTCGGCGAGCGGATGGACATCCGCATCCTGGAGGCCTCGGCCGACCGTGTCGTCGGCACCATGCCCGTCGAGGGCAACACCCAGCCGTACGGGCTGCTGCACGGCGGGGCCTCCGCCGTGCTGGCCGAGACCCTCGGCTCGGTCGGCGCCATGATGCACGGCGGCATCAACAAGATCGCCGTCGGCGTGGACCTGAACTGCACCCACCACCGGGGCGCCCGCAGCGGCATCGTCACCGGCGTCGCGACCCCCGTGCACCGCGGCCGATCGACGACCACCTTCGAGATCGTCATCACCGACGAGCAGGACAGGCGGATCTGCACCGCCCGCCTGACCTGCCTGCTGCGTGACGCCGGCCCGGCCGCCGTGGGCGCCACCGCCGGCGCCGGCGAGGCCCCGGCGGGGGCCTGA
- a CDS encoding branched-chain amino acid ABC transporter substrate-binding protein, producing the protein MRHRSLLVLTTVITTGALTLTACGSRDGDSKDNGGGKKTVVVIGVDAPLTGSLSALGQGIKNSVDLAAKTANKNNEVPGIEFKVEALDDQAVPASGQANATKLVGNKDVLGVVGPLNSGVAQQMQGVFNSANLAQVSPANTNPALSQGDNWGKGEFKRGFKTYFRTAATDVVQGKFAAQYLFKDAGKKKVFIVDDKQTYGAGLAAIFADEFKKLGGEVAGTDHVTVKETDFSSTADKVKTSGADSVYFGGQYPEGGLLADQIKKTGANVPLMGGDGIQDPAFISASGEANEGDLATSIGYPVEKLDTAKKFIEDYKTEGYKDPYAAYGGYSYDAGWAVIQAVKAVAAANSGKLPTDARAKVVEALGKVSFEGVTGKVAFDEYGDTTNKQLTVYKVEGGKWVDVKSDTFNQ; encoded by the coding sequence GTGCGACACCGTTCTTTGCTCGTCCTCACCACCGTGATCACCACGGGAGCACTGACCCTCACCGCTTGCGGATCGCGCGACGGAGACTCCAAGGACAACGGCGGCGGCAAGAAGACCGTCGTCGTCATCGGCGTGGACGCCCCGCTCACCGGCTCGCTCTCCGCGCTCGGTCAGGGCATCAAGAACTCCGTCGACCTCGCGGCCAAGACGGCCAACAAGAACAACGAGGTCCCGGGCATCGAGTTCAAGGTCGAGGCCCTCGACGACCAGGCGGTCCCCGCCTCCGGTCAGGCCAACGCCACCAAGCTCGTCGGCAACAAGGACGTCCTCGGCGTCGTCGGCCCGCTGAACTCCGGCGTCGCCCAGCAGATGCAGGGCGTCTTCAACTCCGCCAACCTGGCGCAGGTCTCCCCCGCCAACACCAACCCCGCGCTCAGCCAGGGCGACAACTGGGGCAAGGGCGAGTTCAAGCGCGGCTTCAAGACCTACTTCCGCACCGCCGCCACCGACGTGGTCCAGGGCAAGTTCGCCGCCCAGTACCTCTTCAAGGACGCCGGCAAGAAGAAGGTCTTCATCGTCGACGACAAGCAGACCTACGGCGCCGGCCTCGCGGCGATCTTCGCCGACGAGTTCAAGAAGCTCGGCGGCGAGGTCGCCGGCACCGACCACGTCACCGTGAAGGAGACCGACTTCTCCTCCACCGCCGACAAGGTCAAGACCTCCGGCGCCGACTCCGTCTACTTCGGCGGCCAGTACCCCGAGGGCGGCCTGCTCGCCGACCAGATCAAGAAGACCGGCGCCAACGTCCCCCTCATGGGCGGCGACGGCATCCAGGACCCCGCCTTCATCAGCGCCTCCGGTGAGGCCAACGAGGGCGACCTGGCCACCTCCATCGGCTACCCGGTCGAGAAGCTGGACACGGCCAAGAAGTTCATCGAGGACTACAAGACCGAGGGCTACAAGGACCCGTACGCCGCCTACGGTGGCTACTCCTACGACGCCGGCTGGGCCGTCATCCAGGCCGTCAAGGCCGTCGCCGCCGCCAACAGCGGCAAGCTGCCCACCGACGCCCGCGCCAAGGTCGTCGAGGCGCTCGGCAAGGTCTCCTTCGAGGGCGTGACCGGCAAGGTCGCCTTCGACGAGTACGGCGACACCACCAACAAGCAGCTCACGGTCTACAAGGTCGAGGGCGGCAAGTGGGTCGACGTCAAGAGCGACACCTTCAACCAGTAA
- a CDS encoding branched-chain amino acid ABC transporter permease → MHELPQQLANGLALGALYGLIAIGYTMVYGIVQLINFAHGEIFMIGGFGALTAYAILPTGTSLLIAIPVMIVGGAICSVAVACAAERFAYRPLRSAPRLAPLITAIGLSIALQQLVWQFYPDAKKAVSFPEFKGAAFKITDSLAIQRADLFVLILAPLCMLALGVFVQKSRSGRAMQATAQDPDTAKLMGINTDRIIVMAFAIGAAFAAVAAVAYGLDKGQINFEMGFILGLKAFTAAVLGGIGNIYGAMVGGVVLGLAEALSIAYIEEIPGMSQLGGGAWSNVWAFVLLIVVLLVRPQGLLGERVADRA, encoded by the coding sequence GTGCACGAACTGCCGCAACAGCTGGCCAACGGCCTGGCCCTCGGTGCTCTCTATGGTCTCATCGCCATCGGGTACACCATGGTCTACGGCATCGTCCAGCTCATCAACTTCGCCCACGGCGAGATCTTCATGATCGGCGGCTTCGGCGCGCTCACCGCCTACGCCATCCTCCCGACCGGCACCTCCCTGCTGATCGCGATACCCGTCATGATCGTCGGCGGCGCCATCTGCTCCGTCGCCGTGGCATGCGCAGCCGAACGCTTCGCCTACCGCCCCCTGCGCAGCGCCCCCCGGCTCGCACCCCTCATCACCGCAATCGGCCTCTCGATCGCGCTCCAGCAGCTCGTCTGGCAGTTCTACCCGGACGCCAAGAAGGCCGTCAGCTTCCCCGAGTTCAAGGGCGCAGCCTTCAAGATCACCGACAGCCTGGCGATCCAGCGCGCGGACCTCTTCGTCCTCATCCTCGCCCCGCTCTGCATGCTCGCCCTCGGCGTCTTCGTCCAGAAGAGCCGCAGCGGCCGCGCCATGCAGGCCACCGCGCAGGACCCCGACACCGCGAAGCTGATGGGCATCAACACCGACCGCATCATCGTCATGGCCTTCGCCATCGGTGCCGCGTTCGCAGCCGTCGCCGCGGTCGCCTACGGCCTCGACAAGGGCCAGATCAACTTCGAGATGGGCTTCATCCTCGGCCTCAAGGCCTTCACCGCAGCCGTCCTCGGCGGCATCGGCAACATCTACGGAGCCATGGTCGGCGGCGTCGTCCTCGGCCTCGCCGAAGCCCTCTCGATCGCCTACATCGAAGAGATCCCCGGCATGTCGCAGCTCGGCGGTGGAGCCTGGTCCAACGTCTGGGCGTTCGTACTCCTCATCGTCGTCCTCCTCGTGCGGCCACAAGGCCTGCTCGGCGAGCGCGTCGCGGATCGGGCGTGA
- a CDS encoding branched-chain amino acid ABC transporter permease produces MTTNTTPQTATVKQGPAPATLLYAIIGGSLLTIISAFLAWTWTDEFPGDLTYYGSPADLQYVTLAGAALTLAFALSALGVKGFRWLTPAGSRKAIFFLTLGNLLATWFTVISITVVLGGVVNLDPGAYVALVGTIIPVLAANKLPDDTRKAAPAKQLPSWAEILVVTGVFALGLFVITFGIDTDDKEPQLFVAYLLTVGLVGLALNKAGLFARLAGITAKHRQVTLIGTAAAAIAFPFIQQSGDTYTLIAVNILIFATVALGLNVVVGLAGLLDLGYVAFLGVGAYAAALVSGSTASAFGIHLPFWAAVIVGALASLIFGVVIGAPTLRLRGDYLAIVTLGFGEIFRIAMGNLDGTSGPDITNGPNGIPNIPHLEIFGWNFGESHIVGGITLGAYANYYFLMLLVMALVVVVFARAGSSRIGRAWVAIREDETAAEAMGINGFKVKLIAFALGATLAGLAGTVQAHVNSTVVPENYVFAGPVPPNSAFLLAAVILGGMGTIRGPILGAALLFLIPAKLAFLQDYQLLAFGIALILLMRFRPEGLIANKRAQLEYHDDTADQAPADLATAKAGA; encoded by the coding sequence ATGACCACCAACACCACCCCCCAGACCGCCACGGTGAAGCAGGGCCCCGCGCCCGCCACGCTCCTGTACGCGATCATCGGCGGCAGCCTCCTCACCATCATCAGCGCCTTCCTGGCCTGGACCTGGACCGACGAGTTCCCCGGCGACCTGACCTACTACGGCAGCCCCGCCGACCTCCAGTACGTCACCCTCGCCGGAGCCGCCCTCACCCTCGCCTTCGCGCTCTCCGCGCTCGGCGTCAAGGGCTTCCGCTGGCTCACCCCCGCCGGCTCCCGCAAGGCCATCTTCTTCCTCACCCTCGGCAATCTCCTCGCCACCTGGTTCACGGTCATCTCCATCACCGTCGTCCTCGGCGGCGTCGTGAACCTGGACCCGGGTGCCTACGTGGCCCTCGTCGGCACGATCATCCCGGTCCTCGCCGCGAACAAGCTCCCCGACGACACCCGCAAGGCGGCCCCCGCCAAGCAGCTGCCCTCCTGGGCCGAGATCCTCGTCGTCACCGGCGTCTTCGCCCTCGGCCTCTTCGTCATCACCTTCGGCATCGACACCGATGACAAGGAACCGCAGCTCTTCGTCGCCTACCTGCTCACCGTCGGCCTCGTCGGCCTCGCACTGAACAAGGCCGGCCTCTTCGCCCGCCTCGCAGGCATCACCGCCAAGCACCGCCAGGTCACCCTCATCGGAACCGCGGCCGCAGCGATCGCCTTCCCGTTCATCCAGCAGAGCGGCGACACCTACACGCTCATCGCGGTCAACATCCTGATCTTCGCGACCGTCGCCCTCGGCCTCAACGTCGTCGTCGGCCTCGCCGGCCTCCTCGACCTCGGCTACGTCGCCTTCCTCGGCGTCGGCGCCTACGCCGCGGCCCTGGTCTCCGGAAGCACCGCATCCGCCTTCGGCATCCACCTCCCCTTCTGGGCAGCGGTCATCGTCGGCGCCCTCGCCTCGCTCATCTTCGGCGTGGTCATCGGAGCCCCGACCCTGCGCCTGCGCGGCGACTACCTCGCCATCGTCACCCTCGGCTTCGGAGAAATCTTCCGCATCGCCATGGGTAACCTCGACGGCACCTCCGGCCCGGACATCACCAACGGCCCCAACGGCATCCCCAACATCCCCCACCTCGAAATCTTCGGGTGGAACTTCGGGGAGTCCCACATCGTCGGCGGCATCACCCTCGGCGCCTACGCCAACTACTACTTCCTGATGCTGCTCGTCATGGCACTGGTCGTCGTGGTCTTCGCCCGAGCCGGCAGCAGCCGCATCGGCCGCGCCTGGGTCGCCATCCGCGAGGACGAGACCGCCGCCGAAGCCATGGGCATCAACGGCTTCAAGGTCAAGCTCATCGCCTTCGCCCTCGGCGCCACCCTCGCCGGCCTCGCCGGCACCGTCCAGGCACACGTCAACAGCACCGTGGTCCCCGAGAACTACGTCTTCGCCGGGCCCGTCCCGCCGAACTCCGCGTTCCTCCTCGCCGCAGTCATCCTCGGCGGCATGGGCACCATCCGCGGCCCCATCCTCGGCGCCGCACTCCTCTTCCTCATCCCGGCGAAGCTGGCCTTCCTCCAGGACTACCAGCTCCTCGCCTTCGGCATCGCCCTCATCCTGCTCATGCGCTTCCGCCCCGAAGGCCTCATCGCCAACAAGCGCGCGCAGCTCGAGTACCACGACGACACCGCTGACCAGGCCCCCGCGGACCTGGCCACCGCCAAGGCGGGGGCGTGA
- a CDS encoding ABC transporter ATP-binding protein: protein MTTTTDTTTKTTVLEAKGVTMRFGGLTAVKSVDLQVNAGEIVGLIGPNGAGKTTFFNCLTGLYVPTEGSVSYKGTVLPPKPHKVTEAGIARTFQNIRLFHNMTVLENVLVGRHTRTKEGLWSALLRGPGFKKAEAASEARAMELLEFIGLENKAQHLAKNLPYGEQRKLEIARALASDPGLILLDEPTAGMNPQETRAAEELIFAIRDMGIAVLVIEHDMRFIFNLCDRVACLVQGEKLIEGTASEVQGDERVIAAYLGEPFEGDPGAAEDAAVEAAEAAAEEAAAADADAETEAEAEAEATAETEAEAEAEPDSDTATETDADTEAEADADGATDAPADTDADSDSTTSTTSTEGEAK from the coding sequence ATGACGACCACCACGGACACCACCACCAAGACCACGGTTCTCGAAGCCAAGGGCGTCACCATGCGCTTCGGCGGCCTCACCGCCGTCAAGAGCGTCGACCTCCAGGTCAACGCCGGCGAGATCGTCGGACTCATCGGCCCCAACGGCGCCGGCAAGACCACCTTCTTCAACTGCCTCACCGGGCTGTACGTCCCCACCGAGGGCTCCGTCAGCTACAAGGGCACGGTCCTGCCTCCCAAGCCCCACAAGGTCACCGAGGCCGGCATCGCCCGCACCTTCCAGAACATCCGGCTCTTCCACAACATGACCGTGCTGGAGAACGTCCTCGTCGGACGCCACACCCGCACCAAGGAAGGCCTCTGGTCCGCCCTGCTCCGCGGCCCCGGCTTCAAGAAGGCCGAAGCCGCCAGCGAAGCGCGCGCCATGGAACTCCTCGAGTTCATCGGGCTGGAGAACAAGGCCCAGCACCTGGCCAAGAACCTCCCCTACGGCGAACAGCGCAAGCTGGAAATCGCCCGCGCCCTCGCCAGCGACCCCGGCCTCATCCTCCTGGACGAGCCCACCGCCGGCATGAACCCGCAGGAAACCCGCGCTGCCGAAGAACTCATCTTCGCCATCCGCGACATGGGCATCGCCGTCCTCGTCATCGAGCACGACATGCGCTTCATCTTCAACCTCTGCGACCGCGTCGCCTGCCTCGTCCAGGGCGAAAAGCTCATCGAGGGCACCGCGTCCGAGGTCCAGGGCGACGAGCGCGTCATCGCCGCCTACCTCGGCGAGCCCTTCGAGGGCGACCCGGGCGCCGCCGAGGACGCCGCGGTCGAGGCCGCGGAAGCCGCAGCCGAAGAGGCCGCCGCAGCCGACGCCGACGCCGAGACGGAGGCCGAGGCGGAAGCCGAAGCCACCGCCGAGACCGAAGCCGAAGCCGAAGCGGAGCCCGACTCCGACACGGCCACCGAGACCGACGCGGACACCGAGGCAGAGGCGGACGCCGACGGCGCCACCGACGCCCCGGCCGACACCGACGCCGACTCGGACAGCACCACCAGCACCACCAGCACGGAAGGAGAGGCCAAGTGA